The nucleotide sequence TCTTAAATTAAAGGAAGAAAGATAGCGTAAAGCTTTTACTTTTCCCTCTTCAAGAATGACCTTTCCCGCCAGGCCAACACGGTGTCCCCCCTCAATGGTTAAATAGCCGCATCTTAATTCTTCATCAAACGCATAAAACGAATGCTGACTTAATTTATTGACGAGCGCTTGTCCTTCTTCAAGGGTAACGATGTGAGACAAATGAAAAGGGCGGCCAGCAATAATCTCGAGCGGCTTGCCGATGCGCACCCTAATTTCTTCAATTTTTCCTTTTAATTCGGATGGCATGGCATTGATTGTCTCTTTTAATGTTTGCGGCAGATAAGCATATACAGTTTCCATGAACGCTTCCTCCTTTTTCTCCTCCTTTTTATTCAATGTATGTGCCTAATTTCAAGATATGCCGACTCCGTTCTATCAAAAGAAAAAATGGCCAGAATCCCTCCGCCATTTCAACATTTCTTTATTTTTTATCTCTTTTATCATGAATTCTTATATAAAAAAAAGCCGCTCCCTAAAGGAGCGGCTTTCATACTATTAGGCACGAGAAATATAGCTTCCGTCATCTGTGTTAACAACAAGGACATCCCCTTCGTTAACGAAGAATGGAACTTGTACTGTTAATCCTGTTTCAACAGTTGCAGGTTTTGTTCCGCCTGAAGCGGTGTCGCCTTTAATGCCCGGCTCGGTTTCGATGACTTTTAGTTCAACCGTGTTTGGAAGATCTACTCCCAATGTTTCTGTTTGATACATCATAATGGAAACTTCCATGTTTTCTTTTAAAAACTTCAGCTCATGTTCAATTTGAGAAGCAGGCAATTCAATCTGCTCATAAGACTCATTGTCCATGAATACATGCTGGTCGCCATTTGCATATAAGTACTGCATTCTGCGGTGATCGATTTGTGCTTTTTCTACTTTTTCACCCGCACGGAATGTTTTTTCCTGAATGTTGCCGTTACGCAGGTTACGCAATTTAGAACGAACAAATGCCGCTCCTTTTCCAGGTTTAACGTGCTGGAAATCGACTACGCGCCAAAGGCCGCCGTCTACCTCAATTGTTAAACCTGTACGAAAATCGTTTACTGAAATCATGTTGTGTTTCCTCCTGTTTCCTTAAAGAATGAGTAAATCTTTTGTGGAATGCGTGAGCGTTTCATTGCCTGTTTCTGTAATCAACGTATCATCTTCAATGCGTACGCCGCCAATGCCTGGCAAATAGATGCCCGGCTCAACCGTAACGACCATTCCCGGCTCAAGAACCATATCAGAACGGAAAGAAAGCGCCGGCCCTTCGTGAACTTCAAGCCCAATGCCATGGCCGGTTGAATGGCCAAAATGCTCTCCGTACCCCTTTTGGGTAATATAATCGCGGGTAATAGCATCCGCTTCTTTGCCCGTCAGGCCTCCCTTGATCTGCTCCATCCCTTTTAACTGGGCATCCAGCACAATCTGGTAAATTTCCTTCATTTGTTCGGACGGTTCTCCGACTGCAATGGTCCGGGTAATGTCGGAAACATACCCTTGATAATAAGCCCCGTAATCCAATGTCACCATATCGCCTTTTTCAATCACCTTATCGCTTGCTACACCGTGAGGCAAAGCTGAGCGTTTGCCGGAAGCTACAATCGTATCAAAAGATGAAGAGGTTGCCCCCCATTTTCTCATGAAGAATTCCAGCTCATTTGAAACCTCCAGCTCAGTCATGCCCGGCTGGATAAATTCAATGATATGTTTAAAGGCTGCATCAGCGATATCGGCCGCTTCCTTTAATATCTTAATCTCTGAATTATCCTTAATCAAGCGCAATTTTTCAATCATTTCGCTTGTAGGGACTAATTCATCTTTAAAGAGACCTTTGAGCGTTTCATAAGTTTGGAAAGTTGTATATGCTTTTTCAAATCCAAGGCGTTTGATTCCTTGCTTTTCAGCTTGCGCGGCTGCCTCTTCGTACAACGTTCCCTTATGCTGAACTATCTCAAATCCCTCTGCTTGTTTCCCGGCTTGCTCCATGTATCGAAAATCGGTAATAAAAATAGCTTTCTCTTCGGAAATAAGCGCTGCTCCTGCAGATCCTGTGAAGTTCGTCAGGTAACGGCGATTATAAGGACTCATCACGAGCAAACCATCAATTCCCTCTTTTTTCATCTGCGTGCGCAGCTTCTCTATTTTAATCATTAGTTTCTCCCTTCCCTTAGATATGTATAAGTGCCTGTAAAGCTAGTTCATAACCGATAAACCCTAGACCGGCAATTTGCCCAGCGGCTACAGGCGCTATGACTGAATGCTCACGGAAGGGCTCACGGCTATGAATATTGCTGATATGCACTTCGATGACCGGTACAGAAATAGACGCAACCGCATCTCTAATTGCATAACTGTAATGAGTAAAGGCCCCCGGGTTAAAGATGATGCCATCCATTTTTTCATCAGCAGCTAGATGAATTCTGTCAATTAATTCTCCTTCATGATTAGACTGAAACGCGCTGATAAATGCTCCTAACTCTTTTCCTCTAGCTATAATACGGCTTTCTAGGTCTTGCAGGGTTTCACTGCCGTAAATCTCCGGCTCTCGTTTCCCCAGCCGGTTCAAATTTGGTCCGTTCAATAAGAGGATGCTCTTCATGTAATCTCTCCGCTCCACCAATTTAGTTACATGAATATTTTAACATATTTAAAATTACAAAAACTACTTAGCCGTTTGCCTTTTTCCGCTCATTTAATCTTTTTTCTTTCAAAAGATGTTGTTCATACCCATAGGAAATCGAATAGCCGATAAATAGCCCGTAAAGGATTAACAGACAAATAGTTGTGGACAATGTATTGACGTTTAATTTTTGCCAAGAAGGAATACTAGCGAGAAGTGGATGGATAATCACAAATAAGAAAACCCAAATCGCCGCGCCAAAGAGCACGCCCGACCAGATCGTTTTACTTTTCCTCAGCAAGAAATAATACACTATGGCTAGGAGTAGTGATATTCCTGTATGGAATATCAGGCCAGATAGTACTTTCCAGAAACCGCTGTGAATTTTTGGAATATTGACATATGTAACGACCGCATTGATGTCGATCGTCATAAAATGAAAGTAAGCAGCAAATTGCGCAAGGCCACCCCATATTATCCCGCCGAACAGGCCGATCACTAATGCGTAACTTAAAGGAAATTCTGCTTTGTGCTCTTTTTCCCGCTTGTTCACCATCCTACACCTCCAAAAATGAGTTAAAGCATTATAAAAAAAGATTACTAAGTGATTCAGCTTTTATTTTTGCTTAATAAGGGATAGAATATGTATATAGAAGCTTTTTACATTTTTACATCTGTTAATAATGAAAGAGGGTATAAGATGAGTGAGCAAAAGCCAGTTTATGGCGGGCAGGCACTGGTAGAAGGCGTTATGTTTGGAGGAAAACACCATACGGTAACAGCCATTCGCCGCAAAGACCGTTCAATTGAATTCTTTCATTTGCCAAGAGCACCTAAACCTGCTTTGCAGAAGTTGAAAAAAATCCCATTTTTACGCGGCATTTTTGCGATCCTGGATTCAGCAGCGACCGGCTCTAAGCATTTAAATTTTGCACAGGAACGCTATGATTTGGATCCGGATGAAGATGGTCAAATAAATGAGGCGGCAGAACCTTCAAAATGGACGATGGTTCTTGGCGTAGCTGCTATCGGCATTCTGTCGTTTTTGTTTGGAAAATTTATCTTTACACTTGTTCCAGTCTTTCTTGCGGAACTTACCCGCCCTATTTTCTCGGGCAATTTTGCGCAAATCCTAGTTGAAGGCTTTTTCAAGCTAGTTCTCCTGCTTGTTTATATTTACTTAATCTCTTTAACTCCACTCATCAAACGAGTGTTTCAATATCATGGAGCTGAGCATAAGGTAATTAATGCGTTTGAAAGCGGGCAACCACTAACAGTGAAAAACGTGCAGGCTGCCTCGCGTCTCCATTATCGCTGTGGATCAAGCTTCATTTTGTTCACTGTGATTGTTGGTATCTTCATTTATATGCTCGTTCCGACTGATCCACTTTACGTCAGGGTATTAAACAGAATCGCTCTTATTCCGGTCGTTCTCGGCATCTCATTTGAAGTGTTGCAGCTGACAAATAAACTTCGGGATATTCCTATTCTTCGCTATCTTGGCTATCCCGGCTTATGGCTTCAGCTGTTAACAACAAAAGAGCCGGAAGATGATCAAGTGGAAGTAGCAATCGCTTCATTTGAAAAATTACTAGCAATAGAAGAAAGAACGAAAAGGGGATTAAGTACAGAGGAAATTGTCTAATATGTAAATAACAGCTTATTTAACAGCTCGTTAGGAGGTGGCTTTTTTGACAATCCGGTCAGTCATTGCCTATACACTCATGGGACTCGCTGCCATTGGCTTAATTTCCATGCTGCTTTATTCACCTGGAGCTTTGGCACGGCAGCTTATTATTCTCGCGGTTACTGCTGTAGTTATTTATTTCATTTACCGTCTAGTCATTCGCAAAAGACTTGGCGGTGGTACGGAAGACAAGGCCTTTGCTAAAGCAGCAAAAGAGTCAAAGAAAAGACTGCAAAAGCAAAAGCGCCCAAAACCTTCTTCTCCCTCAACGGTTTCCTCGAAAAAGAAAAAACCGTTTCGCCGAAAAAGAACGAAGCATTTAACGGTGATTGAAGGAAAGAAAGGCAAAAAAAATAACCGGGCATCTTCTTAACTCCCGGTTGTCAGTAACACCATCTTTTTAAAAATGCCTCTGTATATCCGCGCCCTATTTGAATGAGGGCGTCTTTTTTTTCGTCTGATAAGCTAAAATCCGTTACGGCGGTACCCTCTACCGGAATAAACACAATGTTTCTTGCATGCCTTTTAGAAATATACCGCGCATCGTGGGCGTCCTTCATCGTATGAAAAATGGCACCAAATAAATCCGCTCCATTGGTTACTTGTCTCGGCATTTGCATCGTTCGTGTACTTAACTTAATCCCAAGTACAGGGCGCTTTTGCTTTTTTTCTTCATCGAACAGCCAAAGCGGAAAGTTGCTCAGCATTCCGCCGTCCAAGATGAGTGCTTTGCCATTTGGTACAGACAGTTTGACAGGCTGAAAGAAATAAGGAAGCGTACAGCTCATCCGCACCGCCCGGGCAATCGGAAAAGAATGAGGGTTAATTCTGTAAGCAGGCAAGTCATCAGGTAAAGTAAGTATCCGCCCGTTTGTAATATCAGCGGTTACAACTCGTAAGGCTCCTGGTGCCAGGTCGCCGAAGGAACGAATTCCTTTTTGCCTAAGCAAGCCATCCAGCCATTGTTCCAGCTTTTTCCCTTTGTACAAGCCAAGTGTAAAATAAATCTTCAGCCAGCGAACAAACGGTAGATCAAATAATGTATCGTCAAGCAGATCCTCTCCCTCTACTTCTTTTATTGCCCTCTTTAACTCTGCACTCGTGTAACCCGCTGCAATCAAAGCGGCCATAATTGCTCCGGCACTCGTCCCTGCCACTCTTACGAACCGTAAGCCTTGGCTTTCGATTGCCTCGTAAGCGCCGACGAGTGCGAATCCTTTAATTCCGCCGCCAGAAAAAACGCCGTCAATTCTCATACTCCCTTCTCTCCTCTTTTATTTTCTTTTTATATGTGTAAGCGGCGAAAGCTTGGACTAGACGAAAATCTTAAAGTTCCGTTCAGAATCGATAGCTTTCTTGCCCATTCAAAATTCACTATGTATGATTTCCTATAAAGAAAGCCCCTTCTTCCTTCCAAAGGAAACAAATCACTAATAAAAAACAACCCCTCCACAGAGTGGGGGGTTGTTTCAAACAAATTAACTTTTTACAGGCCGCATTTCAATTGAGCGCCACAGTTCGTACATGTGTTGCAACCACCCATTTCTTCTACTGTTCCCTTACGGCAGACTGGACATGTATTGCCGACCTCACTACCGATAGTCACATTAGTAGAGCGAATTTCTTGAATGGTATCAACAAGCACGACATGATTCTCATGTTCTTTTGTTTTTGTTTCCTCTTGTTCATCAAAGCTGTTTTCTTCCGCTTTCAATGTCAGTACTTGTGAATCACGGCTGCCGTCTACGTATACGGTACCGCCTTTTGCGCCACCTTTATAAAGACGCTCGTACACTTTTTCCACCTGCTCGACTGTATAACCGCGCGGAGCGTTTACTGTTTTCGAAATCGAGCTGTCAATCCAACGCTGAATGACACACTGAACATCCGCATGTGCTTCCGGAGCAAGGCTCATAGCCGTTACAAACCATTCTGGCAATTTGTCTGGATCCGCCTCCGGATGACGATCTAAGTATTCTTTTACAATATCTGCCTTCACTTCAATAAACTTGCCTAAACGTCCGCTGCGATAGTACGTAAAGGAAAAGTAAGGCTCTAAACCAGTAGACACTCCCACCATCGTTCCAGTGGAACCTGTTGGGGCAACCGTTAGAAGGTGTGAGTTTCGAATACCATTTTCAAGAATAGACTCACGGACGTCTTCTGGCATTTTTTTCATATAACCTGTGTCGATAAATGCCTGGCGTAAACGGTTTGTCTCTTCCTTT is from Bacillus sp. PK3_68 and encodes:
- a CDS encoding patatin-like phospholipase family protein translates to MRIDGVFSGGGIKGFALVGAYEAIESQGLRFVRVAGTSAGAIMAALIAAGYTSAELKRAIKEVEGEDLLDDTLFDLPFVRWLKIYFTLGLYKGKKLEQWLDGLLRQKGIRSFGDLAPGALRVVTADITNGRILTLPDDLPAYRINPHSFPIARAVRMSCTLPYFFQPVKLSVPNGKALILDGGMLSNFPLWLFDEEKKQKRPVLGIKLSTRTMQMPRQVTNGADLFGAIFHTMKDAHDARYISKRHARNIVFIPVEGTAVTDFSLSDEKKDALIQIGRGYTEAFLKRWCY
- the efp gene encoding elongation factor P, which encodes MISVNDFRTGLTIEVDGGLWRVVDFQHVKPGKGAAFVRSKLRNLRNGNIQEKTFRAGEKVEKAQIDHRRMQYLYANGDQHVFMDNESYEQIELPASQIEHELKFLKENMEVSIMMYQTETLGVDLPNTVELKVIETEPGIKGDTASGGTKPATVETGLTVQVPFFVNEGDVLVVNTDDGSYISRA
- the aroQ gene encoding type II 3-dehydroquinate dehydratase, producing the protein MKSILLLNGPNLNRLGKREPEIYGSETLQDLESRIIARGKELGAFISAFQSNHEGELIDRIHLAADEKMDGIIFNPGAFTHYSYAIRDAVASISVPVIEVHISNIHSREPFREHSVIAPVAAGQIAGLGFIGYELALQALIHI
- a CDS encoding YqhR family membrane protein, which gives rise to MVNKREKEHKAEFPLSYALVIGLFGGIIWGGLAQFAAYFHFMTIDINAVVTYVNIPKIHSGFWKVLSGLIFHTGISLLLAIVYYFLLRKSKTIWSGVLFGAAIWVFLFVIIHPLLASIPSWQKLNVNTLSTTICLLILYGLFIGYSISYGYEQHLLKEKRLNERKKANG
- a CDS encoding Xaa-Pro peptidase family protein, with the protein product MIKIEKLRTQMKKEGIDGLLVMSPYNRRYLTNFTGSAGAALISEEKAIFITDFRYMEQAGKQAEGFEIVQHKGTLYEEAAAQAEKQGIKRLGFEKAYTTFQTYETLKGLFKDELVPTSEMIEKLRLIKDNSEIKILKEAADIADAAFKHIIEFIQPGMTELEVSNELEFFMRKWGATSSSFDTIVASGKRSALPHGVASDKVIEKGDMVTLDYGAYYQGYVSDITRTIAVGEPSEQMKEIYQIVLDAQLKGMEQIKGGLTGKEADAITRDYITQKGYGEHFGHSTGHGIGLEVHEGPALSFRSDMVLEPGMVVTVEPGIYLPGIGGVRIEDDTLITETGNETLTHSTKDLLIL
- a CDS encoding DUF1385 domain-containing protein, whose amino-acid sequence is MSEQKPVYGGQALVEGVMFGGKHHTVTAIRRKDRSIEFFHLPRAPKPALQKLKKIPFLRGIFAILDSAATGSKHLNFAQERYDLDPDEDGQINEAAEPSKWTMVLGVAAIGILSFLFGKFIFTLVPVFLAELTRPIFSGNFAQILVEGFFKLVLLLVYIYLISLTPLIKRVFQYHGAEHKVINAFESGQPLTVKNVQAASRLHYRCGSSFILFTVIVGIFIYMLVPTDPLYVRVLNRIALIPVVLGISFEVLQLTNKLRDIPILRYLGYPGLWLQLLTTKEPEDDQVEVAIASFEKLLAIEERTKRGLSTEEIV
- a CDS encoding SA1362 family protein, which produces MTIRSVIAYTLMGLAAIGLISMLLYSPGALARQLIILAVTAVVIYFIYRLVIRKRLGGGTEDKAFAKAAKESKKRLQKQKRPKPSSPSTVSSKKKKPFRRKRTKHLTVIEGKKGKKNNRASS